In Candidatus Kryptonium sp., the following are encoded in one genomic region:
- the fliN gene encoding flagellar motor switch protein FliN: MEKEQILKQTEPQSAEFQNLEKLTVDNEPAVEKLGNNKIEMLMDVVLTVSIELGRTTMLIKDILELDRGSIIELDKLASEPVDVIVNGKKIAEGEVVVIDKHFGIRITNLVAPDERLKNAKR, translated from the coding sequence ATGGAAAAAGAACAAATTTTGAAACAAACTGAACCACAGAGCGCTGAATTTCAAAATCTTGAGAAACTAACCGTTGATAACGAACCAGCGGTGGAAAAGCTTGGCAACAATAAGATTGAAATGTTGATGGATGTTGTTTTGACTGTTTCAATTGAACTTGGTAGAACAACGATGCTTATAAAAGATATACTTGAGCTTGACCGTGGTTCAATTATTGAACTTGACAAACTAGCAAGTGAACCTGTTGATGTAATTGTAAATGGTAAGAAGATCGCTGAAGGCGAAGTTGTAGTGATTGATAAACACTTTGGAATAAGAATTACCAATTTGGTTGCCCCTGATGAAAGACTAAAAAATGCGAAAAGGTGA
- a CDS encoding flagellar biosynthetic protein FliO yields the protein MELLAKTILSFGVVVILIFSLSYFLKKFYPALSTSSDYGIEMRIYKKLQIQPRKSIYLIKVLNKILVIGVSENSMNVLAEINDPEIVRVLDDIYSSSNEKNGKFLVLK from the coding sequence ATGGAATTATTGGCAAAAACAATTTTGTCATTCGGTGTAGTAGTTATATTGATATTTTCCTTGAGTTATTTTCTGAAAAAGTTTTATCCTGCTCTTTCTACTTCTTCGGACTATGGCATTGAAATGAGGATTTATAAAAAATTACAAATTCAGCCGAGGAAATCAATTTATCTTATCAAAGTGTTGAACAAAATTTTGGTGATCGGCGTAAGTGAAAATTCTATGAATGTTTTGGCAGAAATAAATGATCCAGAAATTGTGCGAGTTCTTGATGATATTTATTCATCCAGTAATGAAAAAAATGGTAAATTTCTTGTGCTAAAATAG
- the fliP gene encoding flagellar type III secretion system pore protein FliP (The bacterial flagellar biogenesis protein FliP forms a type III secretion system (T3SS)-type pore required for flagellar assembly.): MRKLILLLIFILSTGLGNAQTKAEDQILLPVPKITFEVGKAQKSEDVALTLQILFLMTILSLAPALIILTTSFTRIIVVFHFLKQALGIHQMPPSQVLVGLALFLTFFIMSPVWDKINKDAIQPYLKNEITQQEAYERAVKPLREFMFKQVREDDLALFVSLANLPKPNNRDEIPTYVLIPAFAISELKIAFQIGFLIYVPFLMIDLIVASILMSMGMIMLPPVMISLPFKILLFILIDGWHLVVWSLIRSFH; encoded by the coding sequence ATGAGAAAACTTATTTTGCTGTTGATTTTCATTTTATCCACAGGTTTGGGAAACGCTCAAACGAAAGCAGAAGATCAAATTCTTCTTCCAGTTCCAAAAATTACATTTGAAGTTGGGAAAGCGCAAAAATCAGAAGATGTTGCCCTGACATTGCAAATCTTGTTCTTGATGACGATCCTTTCGCTTGCACCAGCATTAATTATTCTAACAACATCATTCACCAGGATAATTGTTGTATTTCACTTTTTGAAACAAGCTTTGGGAATTCATCAGATGCCACCAAGTCAAGTATTGGTTGGGCTTGCGCTTTTTCTAACATTTTTTATAATGTCCCCAGTATGGGATAAAATTAATAAAGATGCAATTCAACCGTATTTGAAAAATGAAATAACGCAGCAAGAAGCATATGAACGGGCTGTCAAACCACTTCGCGAGTTTATGTTCAAGCAAGTTCGTGAGGATGACCTTGCTTTATTTGTATCGCTTGCAAATTTACCAAAACCAAATAATAGAGATGAAATCCCAACATATGTTCTTATCCCAGCTTTTGCAATAAGCGAGCTAAAAATTGCATTTCAAATTGGATTTCTTATCTATGTTCCATTTTTAATGATAGATCTTATTGTTGCAAGCATTTTGATGTCAATGGGAATGATCATGCTGCCACCTGTTATGATTTCGCTTCCTTTTAAAATTCTGCTTTTCATCCTAATTGATGGATGGCATTTGGTAGTTTGGTCGTTGATACGAAGTTTCCATTAA
- the fliQ gene encoding flagellar biosynthesis protein FliQ — protein sequence MTEQFIIHLARETFFTALLISAPVLIASAVVGLIISIFQAATSINEMTLSFVPKLIVIAVVIVITLPWIIDIAVSFTKEIFNQIPNIAR from the coding sequence ATGACGGAACAGTTTATAATTCATCTCGCAAGGGAAACATTTTTCACTGCGCTTTTGATTTCAGCACCGGTTCTCATAGCTTCTGCGGTTGTTGGGCTGATAATCTCAATTTTTCAAGCAGCAACTTCTATTAATGAGATGACGCTTTCGTTTGTCCCAAAACTTATCGTGATAGCGGTTGTTATTGTTATTACTTTGCCTTGGATAATTGACATAGCTGTGAGTTTTACGAAAGAGATATTTAATCAGATACCAAACATAGCAAGATGA
- the fliR gene encoding flagellar biosynthetic protein FliR: MEFYFSIFFTFILIFVRVLSFLSASPVLGYSVIPFQLRFWVSIFLSYIFLLILDKNTSDFSVELFGFVILVLKEVMIGLILGFSAWVIFYSVQFAGHLIGFDIGFSTATAFDPEHSEPLPALSQFKNYLFVVIFLMLNGHHFLIQVLKSSFEIVPISSSFSISAGIVDFGIKLIAFVFVSAIKISAPVIVALFLTDLSIGILSRAFPQMNIFMFAFSIKIIVGLLALILTVPLFVYIFKKLFIVFQGNIIELLKIIGS, from the coding sequence ATGGAGTTTTACTTTTCCATATTTTTCACATTTATTTTGATCTTCGTTCGGGTGTTAAGTTTTCTTTCCGCTTCACCTGTTTTAGGGTATTCCGTTATCCCGTTTCAATTGAGATTTTGGGTGAGTATTTTTTTAAGCTACATTTTCTTATTGATTTTAGATAAAAATACAAGTGATTTTTCGGTTGAGTTGTTTGGTTTTGTGATTCTTGTACTGAAAGAGGTTATGATTGGCTTAATTTTAGGTTTTTCTGCGTGGGTGATCTTTTACTCGGTTCAATTTGCTGGGCATCTTATAGGGTTTGATATTGGTTTTTCTACGGCTACAGCTTTTGATCCTGAACATTCAGAGCCACTTCCTGCGTTAAGTCAATTCAAAAATTATTTATTCGTCGTTATCTTTTTAATGTTGAATGGGCATCATTTTCTGATCCAAGTTTTGAAATCAAGTTTTGAGATCGTGCCTATTTCTTCATCATTTTCTATTTCGGCAGGTATCGTAGATTTCGGGATTAAATTGATCGCATTCGTCTTCGTCTCGGCAATTAAAATTAGTGCTCCTGTCATTGTTGCTTTGTTTTTAACTGATTTATCAATCGGGATTTTATCTCGGGCGTTTCCACAGATGAACATATTTATGTTTGCTTTTTCTATCAAAATAATCGTTGGTCTTCTTGCGCTGATCTTAACTGTTCCACTGTTTGTTTATATCTTTAAAAAACTTTTCATCGTGTTTCAAGGCAACATAATTGAACTTCTAAAAATAATCGGCTCATAA
- the flhB gene encoding flagellar biosynthesis protein FlhB produces MPEELQERTEQATPKRREDARKKGKVARSYEFNSSIVLLTSIAIFYFGGSFVYQQIANLTSLVLSNLHKFEITPKNVSEYTFQIFSFLAINFFPFMVLLTLVGVGGSIIQTGYVFTLEPLKFDLEKLNPITGIKKIFFSKRSLFELVKGFFKILVIGFTAYLVLRNMVNDVIVLIDSDVRGISDFIVGSAFSLMLKTGIVYFLIAIFDFVFQKWEYERELKMTRQEVKEETKELEGDPLVKSRIRKRQIEISKRRMMQNVPKADVVITNPTHIAVALKYESKKMNAPKVVAKGMNLIAEKIKEIARAHGVPIVEDKPLAQALYKMVDIDEEIPPQLYKAVAKVLAYVYQLKKKSSSVLQ; encoded by the coding sequence ATGCCTGAGGAGCTTCAAGAACGAACGGAACAGGCAACGCCGAAACGACGAGAAGATGCGAGAAAAAAAGGAAAGGTTGCCCGAAGTTACGAATTTAATTCAAGCATCGTCCTTCTTACTTCTATTGCGATATTTTATTTTGGTGGAAGTTTTGTTTATCAACAAATAGCAAATTTGACAAGTTTGGTGCTCTCAAATCTTCACAAATTTGAAATCACACCAAAGAATGTTAGCGAATATACATTTCAAATTTTTTCTTTCCTTGCTATAAATTTCTTCCCGTTTATGGTTTTGCTAACTTTAGTTGGGGTAGGAGGAAGCATTATTCAAACTGGGTATGTATTCACACTTGAACCTTTAAAGTTTGATTTGGAGAAACTGAATCCGATAACTGGGATCAAGAAGATCTTTTTCTCTAAAAGAAGTTTATTTGAACTTGTTAAGGGATTTTTCAAAATACTTGTCATTGGGTTTACCGCTTATCTTGTTTTGAGAAATATGGTTAATGATGTCATAGTTTTGATTGATTCCGATGTCAGGGGAATATCTGATTTTATAGTTGGTTCGGCTTTTTCACTTATGTTGAAAACTGGAATTGTATATTTTCTAATTGCAATTTTTGACTTTGTGTTTCAAAAGTGGGAATACGAAAGGGAACTGAAAATGACAAGGCAAGAGGTGAAAGAAGAAACGAAGGAACTTGAAGGTGATCCATTGGTAAAATCTCGGATAAGAAAAAGACAAATTGAAATATCAAAAAGAAGAATGATGCAAAATGTGCCTAAAGCGGATGTGGTTATCACTAATCCGACACACATTGCAGTTGCTTTGAAATATGAATCTAAAAAAATGAATGCCCCGAAGGTCGTTGCTAAAGGTATGAATTTAATCGCAGAGAAAATTAAAGAGATAGCTAGAGCCCATGGGGTTCCAATAGTTGAAGATAAACCGCTTGCTCAAGCACTCTACAAAATGGTTGATATAGATGAAGAAATTCCGCCACAGCTTTATAAAGCCGTTGCGAAGGTCCTTGCTTATGTCTATCAATTGAAAAAGAAAAGTAGTAGTGTGCTACAATGA
- the flhA gene encoding flagellar biosynthesis protein FlhA: MKENEFLRVIGRNTDIVLAIAVISILVFMILPLPPFLLDILIAFNITFSIIVLLISMYITSPLELSVFPGLLLILTLFRLSLNVASTRLILGDGYAGKIIFAFGSFVVKGNYIVGFIVFIILVVIQFVVITKGAGRIAEVAARFTLDAMPGKQMSIDADLNAGLITEEEARRRRELIQREAEFYGAMDGASKFVRGDAIAGLIITVINIIGGLIIGVLQRGMSFTEALQTYTLLTIGDGLVSQIPALIISVSAGMVVTRNASGNQFDIEVKGQIFSHPKALLIASGVLAFFAIVPGLPMLPFLALSVISGVAGYWGTKIEKEKQKTPEIKPKQAPQPEERVEKLVQVDPIEIEIGYGLIPLADEEQGGTLFKRIIGMRKQLALELGIIVPPIRVRDNVNLEPNEYIIKIRGNKIASGEVKPGYYLAMNPGTAQEELVDSIKVKEPTYGFEAYWIPAHRKEEAEVMGYTVVEPVSVIVTHLKEVLRKNAGKILSRQDTKALIDSLRDDYPALVEEITPDVLPIGTIQKVLQNLLNEGIPIRDMVTILEALLDYSRVTKNIDVLTEYVRHSLSETIARLYQDEDGVIHVIQLDPRIEEIITQSLQQLSSQANPTLALPPELMRAISLSLDENVKKAKSLGYQPIVICSATVRLYFYRLIHSTFPDVSVISYTELPTDIEIEIIGRIKINNG, from the coding sequence ATGAAAGAGAATGAATTTTTGAGAGTTATAGGTAGAAATACAGATATAGTTCTCGCAATTGCGGTTATCTCAATACTTGTGTTTATGATTCTTCCGCTACCTCCATTTCTCCTTGATATTTTGATTGCATTTAACATTACTTTTTCAATTATTGTTTTGCTTATTTCAATGTATATTACAAGCCCGCTTGAGCTTTCCGTATTTCCAGGTTTGCTTCTAATTTTAACACTTTTCAGATTGAGTTTAAATGTTGCTTCTACAAGATTAATTTTGGGGGATGGATATGCTGGTAAAATTATTTTCGCCTTTGGCTCTTTCGTGGTGAAAGGGAATTACATTGTGGGATTTATAGTTTTCATAATACTTGTTGTAATTCAGTTCGTCGTGATAACAAAAGGTGCTGGGAGAATTGCGGAAGTTGCAGCAAGGTTTACGCTTGATGCGATGCCTGGTAAACAAATGAGCATTGATGCGGATTTAAACGCTGGACTCATAACCGAGGAAGAAGCTCGCAGGAGAAGGGAATTAATTCAAAGGGAAGCTGAATTTTACGGCGCAATGGATGGAGCAAGCAAATTTGTTCGTGGAGATGCTATAGCGGGGTTAATTATAACAGTGATAAACATCATTGGTGGTTTGATAATTGGAGTTTTACAGCGTGGAATGAGCTTTACTGAGGCATTGCAAACTTATACTCTTCTTACGATCGGAGATGGGTTAGTTTCGCAAATACCAGCTTTGATAATTTCTGTTTCCGCTGGTATGGTCGTGACAAGAAATGCTTCGGGAAATCAGTTTGACATTGAAGTAAAAGGACAAATTTTCAGCCATCCTAAAGCTTTACTTATTGCTTCTGGTGTTCTTGCGTTTTTTGCTATCGTTCCAGGGCTTCCAATGTTGCCTTTCTTGGCGCTTTCTGTAATAAGTGGTGTTGCAGGGTATTGGGGAACAAAAATTGAAAAAGAGAAACAAAAAACTCCAGAGATAAAACCAAAACAAGCACCTCAACCTGAAGAAAGAGTTGAAAAACTTGTCCAAGTTGATCCGATTGAAATTGAAATTGGCTATGGTTTAATTCCGTTAGCTGATGAAGAACAAGGCGGAACACTGTTCAAAAGAATAATAGGCATGCGAAAACAGCTCGCTCTTGAACTTGGGATAATCGTCCCACCAATACGAGTGAGGGATAATGTTAATCTTGAACCAAATGAATATATCATAAAAATCCGTGGAAATAAAATCGCATCTGGTGAAGTTAAACCTGGATATTATCTGGCTATGAATCCAGGAACAGCGCAAGAAGAATTGGTTGACTCTATAAAAGTTAAAGAACCAACTTATGGGTTTGAAGCTTATTGGATACCGGCGCATAGAAAAGAAGAAGCAGAAGTTATGGGTTATACAGTTGTTGAACCTGTCTCTGTGATTGTGACTCATTTGAAAGAAGTTCTAAGAAAAAATGCGGGAAAAATTTTAAGTAGGCAAGATACTAAAGCATTAATTGATAGTTTGCGAGATGATTATCCAGCGCTTGTTGAGGAAATAACACCAGATGTTCTCCCAATTGGAACTATACAAAAAGTTTTGCAAAACCTTCTAAATGAAGGCATCCCAATTCGGGATATGGTGACAATTCTTGAAGCATTGCTTGATTATTCAAGGGTCACGAAAAATATAGATGTGCTCACTGAATATGTTCGTCATTCTCTTTCGGAGACAATCGCCAGACTTTATCAAGATGAAGATGGCGTTATACATGTAATTCAACTTGATCCGAGAATAGAGGAAATTATAACCCAGTCGCTTCAGCAACTATCTTCTCAAGCAAACCCGACCCTCGCTTTGCCTCCGGAGCTTATGAGAGCGATTAGTTTAAGCTTGGATGAAAATGTTAAAAAAGCTAAATCTCTCGGTTATCAGCCTATCGTGATTTGTTCTGCAACAGTGCGACTTTATTTTTATCGTTTGATTCATTCAACATTTCCGGATGTAAGCGTGATTTCATATACCGAGCTTCCAACAGACATTGAAATTGAAATTATAGGGAGGATAAAAATTAACAATGGATGA
- a CDS encoding HIT domain-containing protein has product MDRLWAPWRAKYIESFSTENSESKKECLFCEKVKQNDDEKNLILYRGKHCYIIMNLFPYNSGHIMVVPYKHTPNFSDLEDEEMLEVMKIIKKGISALELALKPHGFNVGVNLGRVSGAGIADHIHFHIVPRWNGDTNFMPVISETKIISELITDTYKKLKDALSRISD; this is encoded by the coding sequence ATGGACCGTCTTTGGGCTCCGTGGAGAGCAAAGTATATTGAGAGTTTCTCAACTGAAAACAGCGAAAGTAAAAAAGAATGTCTTTTTTGTGAGAAAGTAAAACAAAATGACGACGAAAAAAATCTTATCTTATATCGGGGCAAGCATTGTTATATAATCATGAATCTGTTTCCATATAACTCTGGTCATATAATGGTTGTTCCATATAAACACACACCGAATTTTTCCGATCTTGAAGACGAGGAGATGCTTGAAGTTATGAAGATAATTAAAAAAGGAATTTCCGCGCTTGAGTTGGCTCTTAAACCGCACGGATTTAATGTCGGAGTAAACTTGGGAAGAGTAAGTGGTGCTGGGATTGCCGATCACATCCATTTTCATATAGTTCCAAGATGGAATGGGGATACAAATTTTATGCCTGTTATTTCCGAGACAAAAATTATCTCGGAATTAATTACAGATACCTACAAAAAACTTAAGGATGCCCTTTCAAGAATATCTGATTAA
- a CDS encoding sigma-70 family RNA polymerase sigma factor, which translates to MVNKTDIELVNDFKNGNISAFDEIVRRYQRKVYLLARRILSNHEDADDVAQEVFIKLFYSLNEFKGESNLFTWIYRITVNECNTILRKRRIREFIPIDEIANLLKLNETPEQEFLNKEEKKLIEKAIEKLPPKQRAVFVMRFFENLDYEEISKILKKPVGTLKANYFHAVKKIQKFIKDEMQ; encoded by the coding sequence ATGGTAAACAAAACTGATATAGAACTTGTAAATGACTTTAAAAATGGAAATATATCCGCATTTGACGAAATTGTCCGAAGATATCAGAGAAAAGTTTATCTTCTTGCCCGAAGGATTCTCTCTAATCACGAAGACGCCGATGATGTTGCGCAGGAAGTTTTCATCAAGCTCTTTTATTCGCTCAACGAATTCAAAGGTGAATCAAATTTGTTTACCTGGATTTATAGAATCACCGTCAATGAATGCAACACAATTTTAAGAAAAAGAAGAATAAGAGAATTTATCCCGATTGACGAAATCGCTAATCTTTTAAAGTTGAATGAAACACCTGAACAAGAGTTTCTTAATAAGGAAGAGAAAAAGTTGATTGAAAAAGCGATTGAAAAACTTCCGCCAAAGCAAAGAGCTGTTTTCGTGATGCGTTTCTTTGAAAATCTTGATTATGAAGAAATCTCCAAGATACTTAAAAAGCCAGTTGGAACTTTGAAAGCGAACTATTTTCACGCAGTAAAAAAAATTCAAAAATTCATAAAAGATGAAATGCAGTGA
- the bshA gene encoding N-acetyl-alpha-D-glucosaminyl L-malate synthase BshA: MKIGITCYPTYGGSGVVATELGKNLASRGYEIHFICYAIPIKLNQFLDNIYFHEVELYQYPLFEFPIYTDALASKMIDVARFNKLDIIHVHYAIPHATSAILAKMILNNEIKVITTLHGTDITLVGLEPSFTPIVKFGIESSDGVTAVSNYLRETTISIYNIKREIEVIPNFVDTEIFKPEKNLQLRKKIAPRDEKILIHVSNFRKVKRVQDVVRVFDIVRKKIPSKLIFVGDGPERGDVENLCRQLKLYDDVIFFGKQEVLHEILNSADIFLLTSQTESFGLSALEAMSCGLPVIATNVGGLPEVVIHGETGYLTEVGDVTKMALYAIELLDDKNKYEKFSEKARERAVTLFDKNLIIPKYEIFYEKILNQ, from the coding sequence ATGAAGATTGGGATCACATGTTATCCAACTTATGGCGGTAGCGGCGTTGTTGCTACAGAACTCGGGAAAAACTTAGCAAGCAGGGGATATGAAATCCATTTCATTTGTTACGCTATACCTATAAAGTTAAACCAGTTCCTTGATAATATCTATTTTCACGAAGTTGAGCTTTATCAATACCCGCTCTTTGAATTCCCAATTTATACTGATGCGCTCGCAAGCAAAATGATTGATGTCGCAAGGTTTAACAAACTTGATATAATTCATGTCCATTACGCAATCCCACATGCAACAAGCGCAATTCTTGCAAAGATGATCTTGAACAACGAAATCAAAGTAATCACAACGCTTCACGGAACCGACATAACACTTGTAGGACTTGAACCAAGTTTTACTCCTATTGTAAAATTTGGGATTGAATCAAGCGATGGAGTAACTGCGGTTTCAAACTACCTTCGTGAAACCACCATATCAATATATAACATAAAGCGTGAGATTGAAGTCATACCAAATTTTGTTGATACGGAGATATTTAAACCGGAAAAAAATTTGCAACTCCGCAAGAAGATTGCACCAAGAGATGAAAAGATTTTAATTCATGTATCAAATTTTAGAAAAGTTAAAAGAGTTCAAGATGTTGTGAGAGTTTTTGACATAGTGCGGAAGAAAATTCCAAGCAAACTTATCTTTGTTGGAGATGGACCTGAAAGAGGTGATGTTGAAAACCTTTGCAGGCAACTGAAACTTTATGATGATGTCATATTCTTCGGTAAACAAGAAGTTCTACATGAAATTTTAAATTCAGCCGACATATTTTTACTTACGAGCCAAACGGAAAGTTTCGGGCTTTCTGCACTTGAAGCAATGAGCTGTGGTCTTCCAGTCATAGCAACAAATGTTGGTGGACTCCCAGAAGTTGTTATCCATGGTGAAACTGGATATTTGACTGAAGTCGGAGATGTAACAAAGATGGCTTTATATGCAATTGAGCTTCTTGATGACAAGAATAAATACGAGAAGTTTTCTGAGAAGGCGAGGGAAAGAGCAGTAACTCTTTTTGATAAAAATTTGATAATTCCAAAATATGAAATTTTCTACGAGAAAATCCTGAATCAATAA
- a CDS encoding bifunctional (p)ppGpp synthetase/guanosine-3',5'-bis(diphosphate) 3'-pyrophosphohydrolase — translation MLTKMLVLQDKYQVKLKNLLEICKKNLKNCNTELITNAFWFSYNAHKDNYRASGEPYFNHPYEVAMIVASEIPLDDISVASALLHDIVEDTNFTIEDIQAEFGDKIAKIVDGLTKITGIFESGDKNVVQAENYRKLLIALSTDIRVILVKFADRLHNMRTLEYLPEHKRKRIAKETLEIYAPLAHRFGLAQIKWELEDLAFKYLNPEAYEDIARRVAQTRKQREEYIKEFAKPIEKALAEHGFKFEISGRPKHLYSIYNKMIRRKIAFEEIYDLFAVRIILDTENTTDCWTAYGIVTNIYRPIPERFKDYITTPKSNGYRSIHTTVIGPGGKMVEVQIRTRAMHEIAEKGLAAHWKYKENITETDKQFEQWIKWVRDILENPSDVTEFVEDLKLNLYQDEIYVFTPKGDLKVLPRGATPVDFAFEIHTEIGLRCIGAKVNGRIVPLDYKLKTGDQVEIITGKHRALSMDWLNFVVTSKAKAQIRKWINEEKRRLADVGKDLWEKKVRKRKIRISEDELLKIVKELKFDNLQKFYIAIAEGEIEVNDIIKKIEERQKSKEATRHEDEAIETAISEILKPQKAIVIDETGSNLLYTFAKCCHPVPGDDIIGFVTRGEGIKIHCKNCVNVEKLKAIDEDRFVDVVWSTMIEGMFFAAGISIEGEDKPGVLKDITTVISGYHNTNIKSVNMETQNSIFRGIITVEVKNLEHLNVLIEKLRRIQGVYSVSRYQER, via the coding sequence ATGCTCACGAAAATGCTCGTCCTTCAAGATAAATATCAGGTTAAGTTGAAAAATCTTTTGGAGATCTGTAAGAAAAACCTTAAAAATTGCAACACTGAGCTTATAACCAACGCATTTTGGTTCAGCTATAACGCGCACAAAGATAATTATCGCGCCTCCGGAGAACCGTATTTTAACCATCCTTATGAAGTTGCGATGATAGTTGCAAGCGAGATACCGCTTGATGATATATCTGTTGCAAGTGCTTTGCTTCACGATATAGTTGAGGATACAAATTTTACGATTGAAGATATACAAGCAGAATTTGGAGATAAAATCGCTAAAATTGTTGATGGTCTTACTAAAATTACCGGAATTTTTGAAAGCGGGGACAAAAATGTAGTTCAAGCAGAGAACTATCGTAAACTTTTGATTGCTCTTTCAACTGATATTAGAGTGATACTTGTTAAGTTTGCTGATCGTCTTCACAATATGAGAACTCTTGAATATCTCCCCGAACACAAGCGGAAAAGAATTGCAAAAGAGACACTTGAAATATATGCTCCTCTTGCGCATAGATTTGGGCTTGCACAAATAAAGTGGGAACTTGAGGATCTCGCATTTAAATATTTAAATCCAGAAGCTTATGAGGATATTGCAAGGCGAGTAGCTCAAACAAGAAAGCAGCGGGAAGAGTATATTAAAGAATTTGCAAAACCAATTGAGAAAGCTCTTGCTGAACATGGTTTTAAATTTGAGATAAGCGGTCGCCCTAAGCATCTTTACAGCATTTATAATAAAATGATAAGAAGAAAAATAGCTTTTGAGGAAATTTACGATTTGTTCGCTGTAAGAATTATACTTGACACGGAAAATACCACAGATTGCTGGACTGCTTATGGGATTGTAACGAATATCTATAGGCCGATACCTGAAAGGTTCAAAGATTATATCACTACTCCTAAATCAAATGGGTATCGCTCAATACATACAACTGTGATAGGTCCAGGTGGAAAAATGGTTGAGGTTCAGATAAGAACGAGGGCTATGCATGAAATTGCCGAGAAGGGTCTCGCTGCACATTGGAAATATAAAGAAAACATCACTGAAACAGATAAACAATTTGAGCAATGGATAAAATGGGTTCGCGATATTCTTGAGAATCCATCTGATGTGACAGAATTCGTTGAAGATTTGAAACTTAACTTGTATCAGGACGAAATTTATGTTTTCACTCCAAAGGGTGATCTTAAAGTTTTGCCAAGAGGAGCAACGCCCGTTGATTTTGCCTTTGAAATACATACGGAAATTGGTTTACGCTGTATTGGTGCGAAGGTAAACGGAAGAATTGTACCACTTGATTATAAGCTTAAAACTGGTGATCAAGTGGAGATAATAACTGGAAAGCATCGCGCTTTAAGTATGGATTGGTTGAATTTTGTTGTCACCTCAAAAGCAAAAGCGCAGATAAGAAAGTGGATAAATGAGGAAAAAAGACGACTTGCGGATGTTGGTAAAGATTTGTGGGAAAAGAAGGTTAGAAAGAGAAAAATCAGAATAAGTGAAGACGAACTTTTAAAAATCGTTAAAGAGCTTAAATTTGATAATCTCCAAAAGTTTTATATCGCTATCGCAGAAGGTGAAATTGAGGTAAATGATATCATAAAAAAAATTGAGGAACGACAAAAATCCAAGGAAGCAACAAGGCATGAAGATGAAGCAATTGAAACTGCTATTAGTGAGATTTTGAAACCACAAAAAGCGATAGTGATTGACGAGACAGGTTCAAATCTACTTTACACATTTGCAAAGTGTTGCCATCCTGTGCCAGGGGATGATATCATTGGCTTCGTGACGAGAGGTGAAGGAATAAAAATACACTGCAAAAATTGTGTGAATGTAGAAAAATTAAAAGCAATAGATGAAGATAGATTTGTGGATGTCGTTTGGTCTACTATGATTGAAGGAATGTTTTTTGCAGCTGGAATTTCAATTGAAGGTGAAGATAAACCAGGTGTGCTTAAAGATATCACGACAGTGATTTCGGGGTATCATAATACTAACATCAAAAGTGTGAATATGGAAACCCAAAATTCCATCTTTCGTGGGATCATAACAGTTGAGGTTAAGAATCTTGAGCATTTGAATGTTTTAATTGAGAAATTAAGAAGAATTCAGGGAGTTTACAGTGTCTCAAGGTATCAAGAAAGATAA